Proteins from a genomic interval of Diospyros lotus cultivar Yz01 chromosome 6, ASM1463336v1, whole genome shotgun sequence:
- the LOC127803169 gene encoding dof zinc finger protein DOF2.4-like produces MIQELLGGAGLIVGERKISTNGVLEASPSPSPSPSPSPSPSSSTTTINPPTSSSAASESQNLRCPRCDSTNTKFCYYNNYNLTQPRHFCKTCRRYWTKGGALRNVPIGGGCRKNKNVGVAASVGKSTAGRLKNMSCEIGKSGLLDGFGQEASSNPILWASPQHSHILALLRANQNTNPNPNPTNTLLNPNPVSNSLAVKEESVLIGSHMNSEGARALGLDPFSQAPSIGPFWRSNEHHLAQQQNGGFILGEVHNTGIQELYQRLRPSAHYYPDHSSPILLSNAASTSANSSTILESAPVAASELGFCNPTLSWSDLPTTHGAYP; encoded by the coding sequence atgatcCAAGAGTTGTTGGGTGGCGCTGGACTAATAGTCGGAGAGAGAAAAATCTCCACAAATGGTGTCCTTGAGGCCTCAccctctccttctccttctccttcacCCTCGccctctccttcttcttccacaaCCACCATTAACCCTCCAACCAGCTCGTCAGCAGCTTCCGAGAGCCAGAACCTGAGGTGCCCGCGCTGCGATTCCACCAACACGAAGTTCTGTTACTACAACAACTACAACCTCACTCAGCCACGCCACTTCTGCAAGACTTGCCGCCGGTACTGGACTAAAGGAGGCGCCCTCCGCAACGTCCCGATCGGCGGTGGATGCCGGAAAAACAAGAATGTTGGCGTAGCCGCCTCCGTCGGAAAGTCGACCGCCGGGAGGCTGAAGAACATGTCATGCGAAATAGGAAAATCAGGGCTGCTTGATGGCTTCGGCCAGGAAGCGTCATCAAATCCGATTCTATGGGCCTCGCCACAACATTCTCATATCCTAGCCTTACTGAGAGCCAACCAAAAcactaaccctaaccctaatccTACCAACACTCTTCTAAACCCTAATCCGGTGTCAAATTCTCTGGCGGTGAAGGAAGAAAGCGTTTTGATTGGATCCCACATGAACTCAGAAGGTGCTCGAGCCCTGGGCTTGGATCCGTTTAGCCAGGCTCCTTCTATCGGCCCTTTCTGGAGAAGCAATGAACACCACCTAGCTCAACAGCAAAATGGCGGCTTTATACTTGGTGAAGTTCATAACACAGGCATCCAAGAACTGTACCAAAGGCTCAGACCATCTGCTCACTACTACCCAGATCATTCGTCGCCAATTCTTCTGAGCAATGCGGCGTCGACTTCGGCTAATTCTTCCACCATCTTGGAATCGGCTCCGGTGGCCGCCAGTGAATTGGGTTTCTGCAATCCGACGCTTTCTTGGTCGGATCTACCAACAACCCATGGTGCATATCCTTGA